One genomic segment of Hordeum vulgare subsp. vulgare chromosome 2H, MorexV3_pseudomolecules_assembly, whole genome shotgun sequence includes these proteins:
- the LOC123429843 gene encoding uncharacterized protein LOC123429843, translating into MDYSLAALKLFASQLAGSTTAPSSEGSSPAQMLFSIRFQRAWIQGVVVRADYSFDDGRLFVDDGSCVTELMLRPEDAKGHPWHPGMYVLITGAYIAPQSTESLPMVKAHKIVDLSTQPDREAMWYMEVAEAYNLFYKADASGFGLPS; encoded by the exons ATGGACTACTCGCTGGCGGCGTTGAAGCTGTTCGCCTCGCAGCTGGCAGGATCCACGACGGCCCCCTCCTCCGAGGGCTCCTCCCCGGCACAGATGCTCTTCAGCATCCGCTTCCAGCGCGCCTGGATCCAG GGTGTGGTGGTGCGCGCGGACTACAGCTTCGACGACGGGAGGCTGTTCGTGGATGACGGCTCCTGCGTCACCGAGCTCATGCTCCGGCCCGAGGATGCCAAGGGCCATCCGTGGCACCCAG GGATGTATGTGCTGATTACTGGGGCATATATTGCACCCCAGTCAACGGAAAGTCTACCGATGGTCAAG GCGCACAAGATAGTGGATCTCTCAACACAGCCGGACCGTGAAGCAATGTGGTACATGGAAGTCGCCGAGGCGTACAACTTATTCTACAAGGCTGATGCCTCTGGTTTTGGCTTACCATCATGA